In a single window of the Acidobacteriota bacterium genome:
- a CDS encoding helix-turn-helix domain-containing protein: MGALVHELVRRGLTLEQARKEFERQFIVASLKCHDGSVGRSAKSLGIHRNTLRNKVSNLGIEADEYLSASPKRSRRRSNRSTDA, from the coding sequence ATGGGCGCGCTCGTCCATGAGCTGGTACGCCGCGGCCTGACGTTGGAACAAGCCAGGAAAGAGTTCGAGCGGCAGTTCATCGTCGCCTCCCTGAAATGCCATGATGGCAGTGTCGGGCGCTCGGCCAAGTCCCTGGGGATCCACCGCAACACTCTGCGCAACAAAGTCTCCAACCTCGGCATCGAAGCGGACGAGTATCTCTCCGCCAGCCCCAAGCGTTCCCGCCGCCGGAGCAACCGTTCCACCGACGCCTGA
- a CDS encoding LysM peptidoglycan-binding domain-containing protein, with product MVNRRIVLYCTAFLVGFAGLCTGAQAASLPPQDLHLEGDHWTAWHPPAEFPDGAQIYTIRSGDTLWDLANRFYANPYLWPQIWEANQYILDAHWIYPGDPLVVGMKVVTPDELADGDASDDPFATGDEESVEEPVEASEVVGVLSLEEALGPPEALGSSSDIYCSGFIGDLDEDFGYSIVGTEYDALNPQLSGGLNEYKEDKIRDTSIYGGSLDTLRYGVSTGDVVYLNGGREAGLSAGQLFTAVEAGEKVLHPITGETFGRYYQQLGRIRVLSVQESSAIAEITGEVCGRITVGSKLRRFEPEPVPLGRRGLVRPLNYPSPAEALEDAPVILHSDDSVISIGSDHIVHIDRGSEDDVVQGDLFTVYRINKPGLPPLILGELAVLSVSRHSAVARVLETRFPIFVGDRLELK from the coding sequence ATGGTCAACAGGCGAATCGTTCTCTATTGCACCGCCTTCCTGGTCGGGTTCGCAGGACTGTGTACCGGCGCTCAAGCCGCCAGCCTGCCGCCCCAAGACCTTCATCTGGAAGGAGATCACTGGACCGCTTGGCATCCGCCAGCGGAATTCCCGGACGGCGCGCAGATCTACACCATCCGCTCCGGCGACACCCTCTGGGACCTCGCCAACCGCTTCTACGCCAACCCCTACCTTTGGCCACAGATCTGGGAAGCCAACCAGTACATTCTGGACGCCCACTGGATTTACCCCGGTGACCCGCTGGTGGTAGGCATGAAGGTGGTGACGCCGGACGAGTTGGCGGACGGTGACGCCTCCGACGATCCCTTCGCCACCGGCGATGAGGAAAGCGTGGAGGAGCCGGTGGAAGCCTCGGAGGTCGTCGGCGTCCTCAGCCTCGAGGAAGCGCTGGGACCACCGGAGGCTTTGGGCTCCTCCAGCGATATCTACTGCAGCGGCTTCATCGGCGACCTGGACGAAGACTTCGGCTATTCCATCGTCGGCACCGAATACGACGCCCTGAATCCTCAGCTCTCCGGCGGGCTGAACGAATACAAAGAAGACAAGATTCGCGATACCAGCATCTACGGTGGATCGCTGGACACCCTCCGCTACGGAGTTTCCACCGGCGATGTGGTGTACCTCAACGGAGGCCGGGAAGCCGGGCTGTCCGCGGGCCAGCTGTTCACGGCGGTGGAAGCCGGGGAGAAGGTATTGCACCCCATCACCGGCGAGACCTTCGGCCGTTACTACCAGCAGCTAGGACGCATCCGAGTGCTCTCCGTGCAAGAAAGCTCCGCCATCGCTGAGATTACCGGCGAGGTCTGCGGGCGCATCACCGTCGGCTCCAAGCTGCGCCGCTTCGAGCCCGAACCGGTGCCTCTGGGCCGCCGCGGGCTGGTCCGGCCGCTCAACTACCCCAGCCCCGCCGAGGCCTTGGAAGATGCACCGGTGATTCTGCACTCCGACGACAGCGTCATCAGCATCGGGTCGGACCACATCGTGCACATCGACCGCGGCTCCGAAGACGATGTCGTACAGGGCGACCTGTTTACCGTGTACCGCATCAACAAGCCCGGCTTGCCGCCTCTGATCCTCGGCGAGCTCGCGGTTCTGTCGGTCAGCCGCCACTCCGCGGTGGCCCGCGTGCTGGAGACCCGTTTCCCGATTTTCGTCGGCGATCGCCTCGAGCTGAAATAG
- the ybgF gene encoding tol-pal system protein YbgF — protein sequence MKHWTPLILVVLLTTGCSAALSPQRATDSASEIEELKRRVLELQKQSTVHELEIDRLRQRLAALEGPAANRRGSTGDNQPAERLAATRRTPPPRRVIEETPPPPPRQPRIDESNLDEEAFGQPVEPPLDSNTGSRRSNGQGEAGAGTPSAAVRAVPPPGQTPEPTPTPQNNADPVPPEAQALYDQGYTRYHEGRFIDAESTFRRFLQSYSNTDLADNAQYWIGESRYARKDFQGALSAFRETVQRFPDGNKVPDAMIKAGQCFEKVGDRSAARDTYREVMERFPNSVAAVAAAEYLEELR from the coding sequence ATGAAGCATTGGACGCCGCTGATCCTCGTCGTTCTCCTGACTACCGGCTGTAGCGCCGCCCTGAGCCCGCAGCGCGCCACCGACTCCGCTTCCGAGATCGAGGAGCTCAAGCGCCGGGTCTTAGAGCTGCAAAAGCAGAGCACGGTGCACGAGCTGGAAATCGATCGCCTGCGCCAGCGCCTGGCCGCCCTGGAGGGTCCCGCCGCCAACCGCCGCGGCAGCACCGGCGACAACCAGCCCGCAGAACGACTCGCCGCCACCCGGCGCACACCGCCACCCCGGCGAGTGATCGAGGAGACTCCGCCACCGCCGCCCCGACAGCCGCGCATCGATGAATCGAACCTCGACGAGGAAGCCTTCGGCCAGCCCGTCGAGCCGCCCTTGGACTCGAACACCGGAAGCCGTCGAAGCAACGGGCAGGGCGAAGCCGGAGCCGGAACCCCCAGCGCGGCGGTGCGGGCGGTACCGCCCCCGGGCCAAACCCCGGAGCCGACACCGACTCCGCAGAACAACGCCGACCCGGTGCCCCCGGAAGCCCAAGCCCTCTACGATCAGGGCTACACGCGCTACCACGAAGGGCGCTTCATCGACGCCGAATCCACCTTCCGCCGCTTTCTCCAGAGCTACTCCAACACCGACCTGGCGGACAACGCCCAATATTGGATCGGCGAGAGCCGCTACGCGCGCAAGGACTTCCAGGGTGCTCTGTCAGCATTCCGCGAAACGGTGCAGCGCTTCCCCGACGGCAACAAGGTCCCGGACGCCATGATCAAGGCCGGCCAGTGCTTCGAGAAGGTCGGCGACCGCAGCGCCGCCCGCGACACCTATCGCGAGGTGATGGAGCGCTTCCCCAACTCGGTCGCCGCCGTCGCCGCCGCCGAGTACCTCGAAGAGCTCCGCTGA